One genomic segment of Blattabacterium sp. (Blaberus giganteus) includes these proteins:
- a CDS encoding CvpA family protein, translating into MLDVIIIILVLYGGFRGYQKGLISQFFIFMIFFMFFFKGFYIFDFIKKILKEVNIVNEKSYIFIIYSLIITLFSIIFITFITKKIIEFIMIVTWMKPIDRLGGVILGMIKYFFCLSICIFLLKEANKKIDLFPYNFLQSSFEKEFQFFFSQKESLLNKLNKLKELYFKFYEF; encoded by the coding sequence ATGTTAGATGTAATTATTATAATTCTAGTTTTATATGGCGGATTTCGTGGATATCAAAAAGGATTAATTTCTCAATTTTTCATATTCATGATATTTTTTATGTTTTTTTTCAAAGGTTTTTATATTTTTGATTTTATAAAAAAAATATTAAAAGAAGTCAATATAGTAAACGAAAAATCCTATATTTTTATAATTTATTCTCTAATAATTACGCTTTTTTCTATTATTTTTATAACTTTTATAACTAAAAAAATTATAGAATTCATAATGATTGTCACGTGGATGAAACCTATAGATAGATTGGGAGGAGTAATATTAGGTATGATTAAATATTTTTTTTGTCTTTCAATATGTATTTTTTTACTAAAAGAAGCAAATAAAAAAATAGATCTTTTTCCTTATAATTTTTTACAAAGTTCCTTTGAAAAAGAATTTCAATTTTTTTTCTCTCAAAAAGAATCTTTATTGAATAAATTGAATAAACTGAAAGAATTATATTTTAAATTTTATGAATTTTAA
- the pheS gene encoding phenylalanine--tRNA ligase subunit alpha: MTQKVDKIKEEIKCFHIKTYNDLETFRIKFLGKKKGILTILFKELKKISIYKRKIYGKIINELKKEVQDKIKVFQSKNDIQNDKKLKLDPTIPGRSIEIGSRHPLSLIKKRIIDIFIKIGFSYVDGPEIEDDWHNFTALNIPISHPSREMQDTFFLCKNPDILLRTHTSSVQIRYMKKHCPPFRVLSIGKVYRNETISSRSNFMFHQAEGFYIDKKVSFSDLKQTIHYFIISLFGNAKIRFRPSYFPFTEPSAEVDIYCNNGWLEIMGCGMIDPKVLENVNIDSEIYSGFAFGLGIERLALIIYQIKDIRIYFDNDIRFLKQFKSEF, translated from the coding sequence ATGACTCAAAAAGTTGACAAAATTAAAGAAGAAATCAAATGTTTTCACATTAAAACATATAATGATTTAGAAACATTCAGAATTAAATTTTTAGGTAAAAAAAAGGGAATTTTAACAATTTTATTTAAAGAATTAAAAAAAATTTCCATTTATAAAAGAAAAATTTATGGAAAAATTATTAATGAGTTAAAAAAAGAAGTTCAAGATAAAATAAAGGTTTTTCAATCAAAAAATGATATTCAAAATGATAAAAAACTAAAATTAGATCCTACTATACCGGGAAGATCGATAGAAATCGGATCCAGACATCCCCTGTCTCTTATAAAAAAGAGAATAATAGATATTTTCATAAAAATTGGATTTTCTTATGTAGATGGACCTGAAATAGAGGATGATTGGCATAATTTTACAGCTTTAAATATTCCTATTTCTCATCCATCCAGAGAAATGCAAGATACATTTTTTTTGTGCAAAAATCCAGATATTTTGTTACGGACACATACTTCCTCTGTGCAAATACGGTATATGAAAAAACATTGTCCACCTTTTCGTGTATTGTCTATCGGAAAAGTATATAGAAATGAAACCATTTCATCACGTTCCAATTTTATGTTTCATCAAGCAGAAGGATTTTATATAGATAAAAAAGTTTCTTTTTCTGATTTAAAACAAACGATTCATTATTTTATTATTTCTCTTTTTGGAAATGCAAAAATCCGATTTCGTCCTTCTTATTTTCCATTCACGGAGCCTAGTGCTGAAGTCGATATCTATTGTAATAATGGATGGTTAGAAATCATGGGTTGTGGAATGATAGATCCCAAAGTTTTGGAAAACGTAAATATTGATTCAGAAATTTATTCTGGATTTGCTTTTGGGTTGGGAATTGAACGTTTAGCTCTAATAATTTATCAAATAAAAGACATTAGAATTTATTTTGATAATGATATTCGTTTTTTAAAACAATTTAAAAGCGAATTTTAG
- the murB gene encoding UDP-N-acetylmuramate dehydrogenase yields the protein MFIKKNLKKNFSLKKFNTFGINVYARYFVEVKSIEEIQKIFDMYTSISKLFLGNGSNILFLKNYYPGLVIKMGMKGKKVIKENDDQVIVQACAGENWNEFVNWTIKKGFNGLENLSFIPGTVGAAPIQNIGAYGAEVKDTLIKVQAYETNNRKIREFTREECQLKYRYSFFNRPYYKNKFLILSVFFLLKKKYKQLNTSYVEIQKELENMNVKIPTIHNLNQAIFNIRHRKLPNPKNIGNAGSFFINPVVGILEFKKLKHKYPAIIGYNISNHKVKLSANSLIENIEWKEKKIRNVGIYKKKPIILVNYGKATGMDIYSFSERITKNIKKKFGISLSREVNVIQ from the coding sequence ATGTTCATTAAAAAAAACTTAAAAAAAAACTTTTCTCTAAAAAAATTCAATACATTTGGAATAAATGTTTATGCTCGTTATTTTGTAGAAGTGAAAAGTATAGAAGAAATTCAAAAAATTTTTGATATGTATACATCCATTTCAAAACTTTTTTTAGGAAATGGAAGTAATATTCTTTTTTTAAAAAATTATTATCCGGGACTAGTAATAAAAATGGGAATGAAAGGAAAAAAAGTGATCAAAGAAAATGATGATCAAGTCATTGTTCAAGCTTGTGCTGGAGAAAATTGGAATGAATTTGTAAACTGGACGATAAAAAAAGGATTTAATGGTTTAGAAAATTTATCATTTATTCCTGGGACAGTTGGAGCTGCACCCATTCAAAACATTGGAGCATATGGAGCAGAAGTAAAAGATACTTTAATAAAAGTACAAGCATATGAAACAAATAATAGAAAAATAAGAGAATTTACACGTGAAGAATGTCAACTAAAATATCGTTATTCTTTTTTTAATCGTCCTTATTATAAAAATAAATTTTTAATTTTGTCTGTTTTTTTTCTTCTAAAAAAGAAATATAAACAATTAAATACATCTTATGTGGAAATTCAAAAAGAATTAGAAAATATGAATGTTAAAATCCCTACTATTCACAATTTAAATCAGGCGATTTTTAATATTAGACATAGAAAACTTCCAAATCCAAAAAATATTGGAAATGCTGGTAGTTTTTTTATAAATCCTGTAGTAGGGATCTTAGAGTTTAAAAAACTAAAACATAAATATCCCGCTATTATAGGTTATAATATTTCTAATCACAAAGTCAAGCTCTCTGCTAATTCATTAATTGAAAATATAGAATGGAAAGAAAAAAAAATTAGAAATGTAGGGATATATAAAAAAAAACCTATCATTTTAGTCAATTATGGAAAAGCTACTGGAATGGATATATATTCTTTTTCAGAAAGAATAACAAAAAATATAAAAAAAAAGTTTGGTATTTCTTTATCAAGAGAAGTAAATGTCATACAATAA
- a CDS encoding 4'-phosphopantetheinyl transferase superfamily protein, producing MNFYPYNTLHTRIIVFKWKCSLKTMFLRKLFLSNKEKVFFLSLSEKRRREFLGIRYALRYIGIKMNIFYNEKRKPFLFSEGKHISFSHSFEKIAIAISYYHIGIDIEKLRKNKKIVRIKKKFIREDESTFIHPNYEEDYLHIIWGIKESLYKLEGGIFYSFLNHYKVSPFCLKKDSFVSCWIIKNSYSKRFYAFYRKIEEYYLVYIIDK from the coding sequence ATGAATTTCTATCCCTATAATACCCTTCATACAAGGATCATAGTTTTTAAATGGAAATGTTCTTTAAAAACTATGTTTTTAAGAAAACTTTTTCTTTCAAATAAAGAGAAAGTATTTTTTTTATCATTATCAGAAAAACGAAGAAGAGAATTTTTAGGAATACGTTATGCTTTAAGATATATAGGTATAAAAATGAATATTTTTTATAATGAAAAAAGAAAACCTTTTCTTTTTTCTGAAGGAAAACATATTTCTTTTAGTCATTCTTTTGAAAAAATAGCCATAGCTATAAGCTATTATCATATAGGAATAGATATAGAAAAATTACGAAAAAATAAAAAAATAGTAAGGATCAAGAAAAAATTTATTAGAGAGGATGAATCTACTTTTATTCATCCAAATTATGAAGAAGATTATTTGCATATTATATGGGGAATTAAAGAAAGTTTATATAAACTGGAAGGAGGAATTTTTTATAGTTTTTTAAATCATTATAAAGTTTCTCCTTTTTGCCTTAAAAAAGATTCTTTTGTATCATGCTGGATTATAAAAAATTCCTACAGTAAACGGTTTTATGCTTTTTATAGAAAAATAGAAGAATATTACTTAGTTTATATTATAGACAAATGA
- a CDS encoding YtxH domain-containing protein, which produces MKKGVSFFWGVILGTMAGLIVGMILNPRKEEKIKNILGKKTEELRDHLQEIGKKIGKKVHKIKLDFEAKWKKNKIEKMDQVEDELGT; this is translated from the coding sequence ATGAAAAAAGGAGTAAGTTTTTTTTGGGGAGTTATTTTAGGAACCATGGCTGGTTTAATAGTGGGAATGATATTAAATCCAAGAAAAGAGGAAAAAATAAAAAATATATTAGGAAAAAAAACAGAAGAACTAAGAGATCATTTACAGGAAATTGGTAAAAAAATTGGAAAAAAAGTACATAAAATTAAATTAGACTTTGAAGCTAAATGGAAAAAAAATAAAATAGAAAAAATGGATCAAGTAGAAGATGAATTAGGAACTTAA
- a CDS encoding LuxE family acyl-protein synthetase/acyl-CoA reductase, with product MNFKKKIFSILSKKEFDHLTWDIFHYQIKNNKIYKNYLKSLEVDPFEIKNISEIPFLPISFFKTHRILSSNSNITDCYDVIFTSSGTTGIKSKHYVKNLSVYIDSIRNSFEFFYGPIEKFKFLGFFPTKDRKDSSLIYMVKYFIQKTYQNGSHFVPFTSDKDKNIHMGSNQNDKNILIFGPSFSLLDFIDKYHHNKYKKKEKVIIMETGGMKGKRKEIIREELHDILKKFFCVKEIHSEYGMTELLSQAYAKKNGIFKCPPWMKIYIRDPEDPFIHVDNNKIGGIDIIDLSNYLSCPFISTEDLGKKINENEFEVLGRMDFSDMRGCNLMTI from the coding sequence ATGAATTTTAAAAAAAAGATTTTTTCTATATTATCAAAAAAAGAATTTGATCATTTAACATGGGATATATTCCATTATCAAATTAAAAATAACAAAATTTATAAAAACTATCTTAAATCCTTAGAGGTCGATCCATTTGAAATCAAAAATATTTCTGAAATTCCTTTTTTACCTATTTCTTTTTTTAAAACGCATCGTATTTTGAGTAGTAACAGTAATATAACGGATTGTTACGATGTTATTTTTACCAGCAGTGGGACTACTGGAATTAAAAGTAAACATTATGTAAAAAATTTAAGTGTTTATATTGATAGTATTAGAAATAGTTTTGAATTTTTTTATGGTCCAATAGAAAAATTTAAGTTTTTAGGATTTTTTCCTACGAAAGATCGAAAAGATTCTTCTTTAATTTATATGGTAAAATATTTTATACAAAAAACTTATCAAAATGGAAGTCATTTTGTCCCTTTTACTTCAGATAAAGATAAAAATATACATATGGGTTCTAATCAAAATGATAAAAATATTTTAATTTTTGGACCTAGCTTTTCTTTATTGGATTTTATAGACAAATATCATCATAATAAATATAAAAAAAAAGAAAAAGTAATAATTATGGAAACAGGAGGAATGAAAGGGAAAAGAAAAGAAATCATTAGAGAAGAATTACACGATATTTTAAAAAAATTTTTTTGTGTTAAGGAAATTCATTCAGAATATGGAATGACAGAATTACTTTCTCAAGCATATGCAAAAAAAAACGGAATATTTAAATGTCCTCCTTGGATGAAAATATATATAAGAGATCCTGAAGATCCTTTTATACATGTAGATAATAATAAAATAGGAGGGATTGATATTATAGATTTATCAAATTATTTATCTTGTCCTTTTATTTCTACTGAAGACTTGGGGAAAAAAATCAATGAAAATGAATTCGAAGTATTAGGAAGAATGGATTTTTCAGATATGCGAGGATGTAATCTAATGACTATTTAA
- a CDS encoding purine-nucleoside phosphorylase yields MSLEKSKQYIQTKIKEKPDFGILLLGNQFDKLIEEIKNPVCISYEEIPIFSKKNLHGKIFFGKIEDKNVVFLIEPFFEEKKTNHFPIVLCKDLGIDKLILINISGGVNPNYKIGDVMLIKDHINFFPENPNIKEFIKNRFFKITEPYDKKMIEIAENIAMNHNIIIQKGVYVAYPYPNYKTYAEYAMIRSMGGDSVGMNIVTDVITARCINLRVFAISIVMGLYEQSKYKEYNSDEINFFNPFYKEIEKSISLLILIVKEFIKLCL; encoded by the coding sequence ATGAGTTTAGAAAAATCAAAACAATACATACAAACAAAAATCAAAGAAAAACCTGATTTTGGAATTTTATTATTAGGAAATCAATTTGATAAACTGATAGAGGAGATCAAAAATCCTGTATGCATTTCTTATGAAGAAATACCCATTTTTTCAAAAAAAAATTTACATGGAAAAATTTTTTTTGGGAAAATAGAAGATAAAAATGTGGTTTTTTTAATAGAACCTTTTTTTGAAGAAAAAAAAACAAATCATTTTCCTATTGTATTATGTAAAGATCTAGGAATAGATAAATTAATATTAATTAATATTTCTGGAGGAGTAAATCCAAATTACAAAATAGGAGATGTTATGTTGATTAAGGATCATATCAATTTTTTTCCGGAAAATCCTAATATAAAAGAATTTATAAAAAATAGATTTTTTAAAATTACAGAACCATATGATAAAAAAATGATAGAAATTGCAGAAAACATTGCAATGAATCATAATATCATTATTCAAAAAGGAGTATATGTTGCTTATCCTTATCCTAATTACAAAACCTATGCAGAATATGCTATGATACGATCTATGGGAGGGGATAGTGTAGGAATGAATATAGTAACAGATGTCATAACAGCCAGATGTATAAATTTACGAGTATTTGCTATATCTATTGTAATGGGATTATATGAACAATCTAAATATAAGGAATATAATTCAGATGAAATCAATTTTTTTAATCCCTTTTATAAAGAAATAGAAAAATCTATATCTCTACTAATATTAATAGTAAAAGAATTTATAAAACTTTGTTTATGA
- a CDS encoding Mrp/NBP35 family ATP-binding protein — MKKKIEKALENVIIFDNKNIVESGLVKKIDLLSNEIRIYLSLSNPAMHIKNRLIKEITHSIKNQNILDTIRIKIEIKSDKKMKSVIKNIIAIASGKGGVGKSTIATNIAVSLVQKGFHVGLLDADIYGPSIPLMFNIEEQSVNFQHQNGMMNPITSYGVKILSIGFFSKYGQAIVWRGPMVTKVLRQFMHETNWGKLDFLIVDLPPGTGDIHLSLLQEIPLKGIIIVSTSQKIALSDVNRSVGMFRIRSIYVPILGIIENMSYVISKETKDKCYFFGKNGVRDFSKKMNIFFLGGIPMLQEIREYSDLGIPVVLDNEYIRNIFLKITEKIIHKLHE, encoded by the coding sequence ATGAAAAAGAAAATTGAAAAAGCGTTAGAAAATGTTATTATTTTTGACAATAAAAATATTGTAGAGTCTGGTTTAGTAAAAAAGATAGATTTATTAAGTAATGAAATAAGAATCTATTTGAGTTTATCCAATCCTGCTATGCATATAAAAAATAGACTCATAAAAGAGATTACTCATTCTATAAAAAATCAAAATATTTTAGATACAATACGCATAAAAATAGAAATAAAATCAGATAAAAAAATGAAATCTGTAATAAAAAATATAATCGCTATAGCCTCTGGAAAAGGAGGTGTAGGAAAATCCACAATAGCAACAAATATAGCAGTTTCTTTAGTTCAAAAGGGTTTTCATGTTGGATTATTAGATGCGGATATTTATGGCCCTTCTATTCCATTAATGTTTAATATTGAAGAACAATCTGTAAATTTTCAACATCAAAATGGAATGATGAATCCTATTACTAGTTATGGAGTTAAAATTCTATCTATAGGTTTTTTTTCAAAATATGGACAAGCTATTGTTTGGAGAGGCCCCATGGTGACTAAAGTTTTAAGACAATTTATGCATGAAACCAATTGGGGAAAATTGGATTTTTTAATTGTAGATTTACCACCAGGAACAGGGGATATTCATTTATCTCTTTTGCAAGAGATTCCATTAAAAGGAATTATTATAGTCAGTACATCTCAAAAGATTGCCTTATCGGATGTAAATCGTTCTGTAGGAATGTTTCGTATCAGATCTATTTATGTTCCTATCCTTGGAATTATAGAAAATATGTCTTACGTTATTTCAAAAGAAACTAAAGATAAATGCTATTTTTTTGGAAAAAATGGAGTCAGAGATTTTTCAAAAAAAATGAATATTTTTTTTCTTGGCGGAATTCCTATGTTACAAGAAATACGAGAATATTCAGATTTAGGAATTCCTGTTGTTTTAGATAACGAGTATATTAGAAATATATTTCTAAAAATTACGGAAAAGATTATTCATAAATTGCATGAATAA
- the rlmB gene encoding 23S rRNA (guanosine(2251)-2'-O)-methyltransferase RlmB encodes MKKLEIVYGIHPLIEAIVAKKTIDKIFFKRGLKKVSNAHKKLINLSKKEHIPIKIVSKQQFFQLKNKNHQGVFAVLPPIKTYYIEDLLPIFYEKGKNPLLIILDRITDVRNFGSIIRTAACAGADAIIIPKQDTAMIGSDSIKTSSGALFQVPICKEKNILNTIEFLKNSGLKIVSATEKSNIYWYNIDFSGPTALILGNEEKGISSKYLKISYEKAKIPAIKGISSLNVSVACGVILYEIFRQRKYKSKIRF; translated from the coding sequence ATGAAAAAATTAGAAATTGTTTATGGAATACATCCATTGATAGAAGCGATTGTAGCTAAAAAAACTATTGATAAGATTTTTTTTAAAAGAGGATTGAAAAAAGTATCAAATGCTCACAAAAAATTAATAAATCTTTCCAAAAAAGAGCATATTCCAATTAAAATTGTTTCAAAACAACAATTTTTTCAATTGAAAAATAAGAATCATCAAGGTGTTTTTGCTGTTCTTCCTCCTATAAAAACTTATTACATAGAAGATTTACTTCCTATATTTTATGAAAAAGGTAAAAATCCACTTTTGATCATTTTAGATAGAATTACAGATGTAAGAAATTTTGGATCTATAATCCGGACTGCTGCATGCGCAGGAGCAGATGCTATCATTATTCCAAAACAAGATACAGCCATGATTGGATCTGATTCGATCAAAACTTCTTCAGGTGCATTATTTCAAGTTCCAATATGTAAAGAAAAAAATATATTGAACACAATAGAGTTTTTGAAAAATTCTGGATTAAAAATCGTTTCTGCTACAGAAAAATCCAATATATATTGGTATAATATTGATTTTTCAGGACCAACAGCTTTAATACTAGGAAATGAAGAAAAAGGAATTTCTTCAAAATATTTAAAAATTTCTTACGAAAAAGCAAAAATTCCAGCAATAAAAGGAATTTCATCTTTAAACGTATCTGTAGCTTGTGGTGTGATTTTATATGAAATTTTTAGACAAAGAAAATATAAATCTAAAATTCGCTTTTAA